In one Suricata suricatta isolate VVHF042 chromosome 9, meerkat_22Aug2017_6uvM2_HiC, whole genome shotgun sequence genomic region, the following are encoded:
- the VIPAS39 gene encoding spermatogenesis-defective protein 39 homolog: MNRTKGDEEEYWNSSKFKAFTFDDEDDELSQLKESKRAVNSLRDFVDDDDDDDLERVSWSGEPVGSISWSIKETAGSSGSNQEGREQFKSRNSFSSYAQLPKPASTYSLSSFFRGRTRPGSFQSLSDALSDTPAKSYAPELGRPKGEYRDYSNDWSPSDTVRRLRKGKVCSLERFRSLQDKLQLLEEAVSMHDGNVITAVLIFLKRTLSKEILFRELEVRQVALRHLIHFLKEIGDQKLLLDLFRFLDRTEELALSHYREHLNIQDPEKRKEFLKTCIGLPFSAEDSVHIQDHYTLLERQIIIEANDRHLESAGQTEIFRKHPRKASILNMPLVTTLFYSCFYHYTEAEGTFSSPVNLKKTFKIPDKQYVLTALAARAKLRAWHDVDALFTTKNWLGYTKKKAPIGFHRVVEILHKNSAPVQILQEYVNLVEDVDTKLNLATKFKCHDVVIDTCRDLKDRQQLLAYRSKVDKGSAEEEKIDAILNSSQIRWKN, translated from the exons ATGAATCGAACAAAAGGTGATGAGGAGGAGTATTGGAATAGCTCCAAGTTCAAGGCTTTCACCtttgatgatgaggatgatgaacTCTCACAG TTAAAGGAATCCAAGAGAGCAGTGAATAGTCTTCGAGACTTtgtggatgatgatgatgatgatgacctGGAGAGAGTCAGCTGGAGTGGGGAGCCGGTGGGAA GCATCTCATGGTCCATCAAAGAGACCGCTGGTAGCAGTGGCTCAAACCAGGAGGGGCGTGAACAGTTCAAGAGCCGAAACAGCTTCTCCTCCTATGCACAACTACCCAAACCTGCTTCTACCTACTCCCTGAGCAGCTTTTTTAGAG GGAGAACTAGACCTGGAAGTTTCCAGTCCCTTTCTGATG CTCTGTCGGACACACCTGCCAAAAGCTATGCTCCAGAGCTGGGCAGACCTAAGGGGGAGTACAGG GATTACAGCAATGACTGGAGCCCCAGTGACACAGTGCGGCGCCTTCGGAAGGGCAAG GTCTGCTCACTAGAAAGATTCCGCTCCTTACAGGACAAGCTACAACTCCTGGAGGAAGCAGTAAGCATGCATGATGGAAACGTCATTACTGCA GTTCTGATCTTTCTGAAGAGGACATTGAGCAAAG AGATCCTCTTCCGAGAACTGGAGGTGCGACAGGTTGCTTTGAGACATCTCATTCACTTCCTTAAAGAAATAGGGGACCAAAAGCTGCTCTTAGACCTCTTCAG GTTCCTAGATAGAACAGAAGAGCTCGCG cTGTCTCACTATCGAGAGCACTTGAACATTCAGGACCCCGAGAAACGGAAAGAATTTCTTAAGACCTGCATTGG TTTGCCATTTTCAGCAGAAGATTCTGTGCATATTCAAGACCATTACACCCTCCTGGAACGTCAGATCATTATTGAG GCAAATGATCGACACCTAGAATCAGCAGGACAGACTGAGATCTTCCGGAAGCACCCCCGCAAAGCTTCTATCCTCAACATGCCGTTAGTGACTACGCTTTTCTACTCCTGCTTCTACCATTATACGGAGGCTGAG GGGACGTTCAGCAGTCCGGTCAACCTGAAGAAGACATTTAAG ATCCCGGATAAGCAGTATGTGCTGACGGCCCTAGCTGCTCGCGCCAAGCTGCGGGCCTGGCATGATGTAGATGCTCTCTTTACCACAAAG AACTGGCTGGGCTATACCAAGAAGAAAGCGCCTATTGGCTTCCATCGGGTTGTGGAAATTTTGCACAAGAACAGTGCCCCTGTCCAG ATATTACAAGAGTATGTTAATCTGGTGGAAGATGTGGACACAAAGTTGAACTTAGCCACCAAATTCAAGTGCCATGATGTCGTCATTGAT ACTTGCCGGGACTTGAAGGACCGTCAGCAGTTACTAGCATATAGGAGTAAAGTGGATAAAGgatctgcagaggaggagaagatTGATGCCATTCTGAATAGCTCG CAAATTCGATGGAAGAATTAA